A genome region from Maniola jurtina chromosome 22, ilManJurt1.1, whole genome shotgun sequence includes the following:
- the LOC123877107 gene encoding uncharacterized protein LOC123877107: MWSGEVPARPSASPGLLRRRYSMPETIMRKYRLAQQRSEGEGDDAGRWSATEASSGTRASCAWCGVRAGNGARREREHMRKSALLRLWGRAGASPARACPCVPCAPCGTRSLDASHSELHTSPRRLRLDTSRDRNSDSSGSPARAASSCTDPIPDVSLPREMSPRRMPETRIVRTPVDSPILHVDDRSFTDSSDAFTTSMPTMKEVGYRGSESYAQISTSDYIDGRVSERSVSAENEESNMVPYNKPLTIDTPYDILEIVVSETLDIRPPPAIKSVSPEKSPPQIVRNQVVNPQLFNHKKPPPPNIDLDQYVSNILVESLNSLTDQLESMNASIGNDRKMSIVEKEIKVKLQNTGVNTIVHLSPTSNNQIIFGNEELYESDNRRDDCNNPREICSSNIRESAISIETNNNFTSAESLRIDDTIHINDQPKAEPFLNIPSETVNKAVLQQIQKLFQEELQSMEPDINSPDGPMPSISHIEISNVDVFIDNNGGSFLNNDAIEVQTQRNSSEYEVLGGVGAGNYYEENDDNAIVPRFSAFPHTESMEVNTSSSDDAEILGSDCTSLVDSLDDPNSPRSIFLRRSNSNMKRSELVRSAIDVLDLLPENADKNESLSPKEKGEAFFIRIKDDDCDCEKENITVADHMPETIKQRLFKRHRKREMRMECARRSKVKQLKRELENENLKNQKEVYKSKKEMEKECMLIINALIDDVISKIAQDEYKCMRISQRSNKLGAAKSDENLLRKHWKKDSENNNSRNARKLSKNIVSHSCSDNLDKAHRKGERLIRGKLSLQSHQTSNSSTDESPPKRIYQKSEIRDGNKCIEILEILEYVNSPQNSDTTNSDENHNLSSRNKKSRIPVPVSEKVQRTHKGSPQKSQRSNGSRITPPILSRERNGKPSHLLANMLLDVLEDDDIAYDMPVRRASVPSETRARSNSLRFKNVFDIIPEERSSLSIESTDDSYNRRASAPSLSEGLHSTDQEERRIRSPETQYRSKESRVPDVRNTGTSPMADPYRSQVSVGAMTSPIRKSAGTSPIRIASTETKEKVHYQSPLSQQQQKAKRVTPQRREEEGIPRTLAPLLSHRTASTIFVEYISRGTSKHQSYTKIRGAIFYCMSKGSTRRASISSQHEPTRRLRGGYSETESNTLFTLKRGKKDGLLGSKLVGERRSSEEVSSIGDVDRRKERSRVKDVLGGRRGKTEVKVESHKKERVQKAAYGRSEEDGAEEMWSSSESSGSLLCSLAPAWLTARRRRRRAAAPGEWAVTVAGSCPAALPNDVEMRLRFPDPCRRTAAPASTPQAKPPPPPACPRAVECGAQCTQSGHTRRVLDDTSRLTLTVKKEASDSSIVASKSVKKSSDLLPDLHTYRASRSKTRSSVKTRRGYSLHCWLPEEEPTPIRARNGLAVEGSAIVPHRKPRVPSMSERDLTRGPLSRHLRHLF, encoded by the exons ATGTGGAGTGGAGAGGTCCCAGCGCGGCCCTCTGCCTCGCCTGGCCTCTTGCGTCGGAGGTACTCCATGCCAGAGACCATTATGAGAAA atATCGATTAGCCCAACAACGGTCAGAAGGTGAGGGTGATGATGCTGGCAGATGGAGCGCTACCGAGGCATCATCAGGAACGCGAGCTTCTTGCGCGTGGTGCGGTGTTCGAGCCGGCAACGGTGCACGAAGGGAAAGGGAACATATGCGCAAATCTGCGCTTTTACGCCTTTGGGGACGTGCAGGAGCATCTCCTGCCAGAGCATGTCCCTGTGTCCCTTGTGCTCCCTGTGGAACTCGGTCGCTCGATGCTTCCCACTCTGAGCTGCATACATCACCACGTCGGTTACGCTTAGATACATCTCGAGACCGTAACTCAGACTCGTCAGGATCACCAGCCCGAGCTGCTTCATCTTGCACAGATCCAATACCAGATGTATCACTACCTAGAGAGATGTCGCCAAGACGGATGCCAGAGACGAGAATCGTTCGTACCCCAGTGGATAGTCCAATACTCCATGTAGACGATCGATCTTTTACAGACTCCTCAGATGCTTTCACAACATCGATGCCCACTATGAAAGAAGTCGGATACAGAGGTTCAGAATCATACGCCCAGATTTCTACAAGCGACTACATTGATGGTCGAGTAAGTGAAAGATCTGTTAGCGCTGAGAATGAGGAAAGTAATATGGTACCATATAATAAACCACTGACGATAGACACACCTTACGATATTTTAGAAATTGTTGTATCGGAAACATTGGATATCAGACCACCTCCGGCTATTAAAAGTGTGTCGCCTGAAAAATCACCTCCACAGATAGTCCGAAATCAGGTGGTTAATCCACAGTTGTTTAATCACAAGAAGCCCCCGCCACCTAATATAGATTTAGATCAGTATGTTTCAAATATATTGGTAGAGAGTCTCAATTCATTGACAGATCAACTAGAGTCAATGAATGCCTCGATTGGCAATGATAGAAAAATGAGTATAGTTGAAAAAGAAATAAAGGTAAAGCTTCAAAACACAGGTGTTAACACTATTGTACATTTGAGTCCAACGTCAAATAATCAAATCATTTTTGGTAACGAGGAACTTTATGAGAGTGATAACAGACGTGATGATTGTAACAATCCACGTGAAATCTGTAGCAGCAATATTCGTGAAAGTGCAATAAGCATAGAAACAAATAATAACTTTACATCTGCGGAGAGCTTACGAATCGACGACACAATACATATTAACGATCAACCTAAAGCAGAACCGTTCTTAAATATTCCAAGTGAAACAGTGAATAAAGCGGTCTTACAACAAATACAAAAACTCTTTCAGGAAGAACTTCAGAGTATGGAACCAGATATAAACTCGCCAGACGGACCTATGCCGAGCATCTCGCATATTGAAATCTCAAATGTAGATGTATTCATAGACAACAACGGAGGTTCTTTCTTGAACAATGATGCCATTGAAGTGCAAACACAAAGAAATTCTTCTGAATATGAAGTATTAGGTGGTGTTGGTGCAGGAAATTATTACGAAGAAAATGATGACAATGCAATTGTTCCACGGTTTTCCGCTTTTCCACACACAGAATCAATGGAGGTAAACACTTCGTCATCAGATGATGCTGAAATTCTCGGTTCGGATTGCACAAGTCTTGTAGATAGCTTGGATGATCCAAACTCACCACGATCAATTTTCCTTCGAAGGTCTAATAGTAATATGAAAAGAAGTGAGCTAGTGCGTTCGGCTATAGATGTTTTAGATTTACTACCAGAAAATGCCGATAAAAACGAAAGTTTATCCCCAAAAGAGAAAGGTGAAGCATTCTTTATAAGAATAAAAGATGATGATTGTGATtgtgaaaaagaaaatattaccgTAGCTGATCATATGCCAGAAACCATAAAACAAAGGTTATTCAAAAGACATAGGAAAAGAGAAATGCGTATGGAATGTGCGAGACGAAGTAAAGTAAAACAACTCAAAAGGGAACTTGAAAACGAAAATCTCAAAAATCAAAAGGAAGTGTACAAATCTAAGAAAGAAATGGAAAAAGAATGCATGCTCATAATAAATGCACTTATTGACGATGTTATTTCAAAAATTGCGCAAGATGAGTATAAATGTATGCGTATAAGTCAAAGGTCAAATAAATTAGGTGCCGCTAAATCAGATGAAAATCTATTAAGAAAACATTGGAAGAAAGACAGTGAAAATAACAACAGCAGGAACGCTCGCAAATTGTCCAAAAATATAGTTTCCCATTCATGTTCAGATAACCTTGATAAGGCACATCGTAAAGGAGAACGTCTTATTCGAGGGAAACTTTCCCTTCAATCCCATCAGACTTCAAATTCATCGACTGATGAGAGCCCTCCGAAAAGAATCTATCAGAAATCTGAGATACGTGATGGGAATAAATGTATAGAAATTCTCGAAATACTTGAATATGTGAACAGCCCGCAAAATTCTGACACAACTAACTCAGATGAAAACCATAATTTGAGCTCAAGGAATAAAAAGTCGAGAATTCCCGTTCCTGTTAGCGAAAAAGTTCAAAGGACACATAAAGGCAGTCCCCAGAAAAGCCAAAGGAGTAATGGTAGCAGAATAACTCCACCGATCCTCTCACGAGAGAGAAACGGTAAGCCGAGTCACCTGCTAGCCAATATGTTACTGGATGTGCTCGAAGACGATGATATCGCCTATGACATGCCAGTCCGTCGCGCTTCCGTGCCTTCTGAAACACGTGCCAGATCGAACTCTTTACGTTTCAAAAACGTATTCGATATCATACCAGAAGAAAGGAGTAGTCTAAGTATAGAATCGACTGATGACTCATATAACCGTAGGGCATCGGCGCCAAGTTTGAGCGAAGGATTACATTCCACTGATCAGGAAGAAAGGAGAATTCGATCGCCTGAGACTCAATACCGGTCGAAGGAGTCGCGAGTTCCTGATGTGAGGAATACTGGGACATCTCCAATGGCCGATCCTTATCGATCGCAAGTTAGTGTAGGTGCAATGACGTCTCCGATTCGCAAATCTGCAGGGACCAGCCCAATTCGGATAGCCAGTACGGAGACGAAGGAAAAGGTTCATTATCAGTCGCCCTTAAGCCAGCAGCAGCAAAAAGCCAAGCGAGTGACTCCTCAGAGGCGGGAGGAAGAAGGTATCCCGCGCACTCTCGCACCGCTGCTATCTCACCGCACAGCTTCCACCATATTTGTAGAATA CATTTCGAGAGGCACGAGCAAGCACC AATCTTATACAAAGATTCGTGGTGCAATCTTTTATTGTATGTCCAAAGGTTCAACAAGACGTGCATCTATATCGTCACAACATGAACCTACAAGACGATTGCGTGGTGGTTATAGCGAAACTGAATCAAATACTCTCTTTACACTCAAACGTGGAAAGAAAGATGGACTACTGGGGTCCAAATTAGTGGGCGAGAGACGTTCTTCGGAGGAAGTGTCCTCTATCGGGGATGTAGATCGGAGGAAGGAGAGGTCGAGAGTTAAAGATGTGCTGGGTGGAAGACGGGGCAAAACGGAAGTTAAG gTCGAGTCACACAAGAAGGAGCGAGTGCAGAAAGCCGCATATGGACGGAGCGAGGAGGATGGAGCGGAAGAGATGTGGAGCTCGAGCGAGTCGAGTGGCAGCTTGCTGTGCTCTCTGGCGCCCGCGTGGCTCACCGCGCGGCGCAGACGACGACGCGCCGCAGCCCCAG GGGAATGGGCGGTGACGGTAGCGGGTTCGTGCCCGGCGGCGCTGCCCAACGACGTGGAGATGCGACTGCGCTTCCCCGACCCGTGTCGCAGGACTGCGGCGCCCGCGTCTACCCCGCAGGCCAAGCCTCCTCCGCCGCCCGCTTGCCCCCGCGCC GTGGAATGCGGCGCGCAATGCACGCAGAGCGGGCACACGCGACGCGTCCTGGACGACACGAGCAGGCTCACTCTCACCGTGAAGAAAGAGGCTTCAG ACTCTTCAATCGTAGCGTCGAAGAGTGTCAAGAAGTCATCGGATCTCCTGCCTGACCTGCACACCTACCGCGCCTCTCGGAGCAAAACGCGAAGCTCTGTCAAG ACGCGGCGGGGGTACTCCCTGCACTGCTGGCTTCCAGAAGAAGAGCCTACGCCGATAAG GGCACGTAACGGCCTGGCTGTGGAAGGAAGCGCTATCGTGCCCCATCGCAAACCGCGAGTGCCTTCAATGAGTGAACGAGACCTCACGCGTGGACCTCTTTCCCGACATCTACGACATCTCTTCTAG